In Euphorbia lathyris chromosome 9, ddEupLath1.1, whole genome shotgun sequence, the following are encoded in one genomic region:
- the LOC136206189 gene encoding zinc finger BED domain-containing protein DAYSLEEPER-like isoform X2: protein MSHLQQEKDFKVPSDEDEDEDEEGIGGDSEEAYFEKVRKTLAIFVVVDGLPFELVEGQYFIEFTSLLNPKFELPSSLDLSKYCYQMYLDEKLKLQKFMETNCQSVCLTTDTWTSVHGRNYLGITAHFIDEDWKLHRKILYFLGNPLCSGEEISTEIESCLLDWGINKVFTVTMDKASSNDSAIVYLKDKLIERGSGFLDCKYLQMKCIAQIINSVVVEALEEASLSVNRVRDAVEYVKFNPEKLKKFKKCVEDEKIESIDRLYLDVSNVWNTTYVMLCRAEKYEKAFDRYEELDPNFKLAIEDGSPSFADWFIVRKLTVILRPFYNIMVNISSSSNVTFNNFWVDISDLYATFLEWKNGNDLKLQIVANKMKLKLDEYLGGYEKMNKIVYIASVLDPRSKLEVLEFAFGRIYGEEKGSVLFKDVKEALFEMFNEYEKMLQLQLKVVDKSNSASNKDIVYKNFFMDSYKKRRLDEKSELELYLDEPTQDDTDDFDILEWWKCNSGKFPVLARMARDILAIPKSTARPDIAFNTGGGVLDEYRGDMNFEILQALVCAQDWLRVGLPKSQMDIVKEHDEDEMYDEGLISEFGELGSSWGGGNDSD from the exons ATGTCACATTTACAGCAAGAAAAAGATTTCAAAGTTCCAagtgatgaagatgaagatgaagatgaagaag GAATAGGAGGAGATAGTGAGGAAGCTTATTTCGAAAAAGTCAGAAAGACTCTTGCAATTTTCGTAGTTGTTGATGGACTTCCATTTGAATTGGTCGAAGGGCAATATTTTATCGAGTTTACGTCTCTATTGAATCCTAAATTCGAACTTCCATCCTCACTCGACCTTTCGAAATATTGCTACCAGATGTATTTGGATGAGAAGTTGAAATTGCAGAAGTTTATGGAAACAAATTGTCAAAGTGTTTGTTTAACCACCGATACTTGGACTTCAGTGCACGGGCGAAACTACTTGGGCATCACAGCTCACTTCATTGATGAAGATTGGAAGTTGCATAGAAAGATTTTGTACTTTCTTGGAAATCCTCTTTGCAGCGGTGAAGAAATCAGTACGGAAATCGAATCATGTTTGCTTGATTGGGGGATTAACAAGGTGTTCACCGTTACAATGGACAAGGCGAGTTCAAATGACAGCGCCATTGTCTACTTGAAAGATAAGTTAATCGAGAGAGGAAGCGGTTTTCTAGACTGCAAGTACCTTCAAATGAAGTGCATTGCTCAGATAATAAACTCAGTTGTTGTTGAAGCTTTAGAGGAGGCGAGTTTATCGGTGAATCGGGTGAGGGATGCAGTTGAATACGTTAAATTCAATCCCGAGAAGCTAAAGAAATTCAAGAAGTGCGTTGAGGATGAAAAGATTGAAAGCATAGATAGATTGTATTTAGATGTGAGCAATGTGTGGAACACTACATATGTGATGTTGTGCAGAGCTGAAAAATACGAGAAGGCGTTCGATAGGTATGAGGAACTTGACCCGAATTTCAAACTCGCGATCGAGGATGGCTCGCCTAGCTTTGCGGATTGGTTTATTGTTCGGAAATTGACTGTTATTTTGAGACCATTTTATAACATTATGGTGAACATTTCTAGTTCTTCAAATGTTACATTCAATAACTTTTGGGTGGATATTAGTGATCTTTATGCAACATTTTTGGAGTGGAAAAATGGTAACGATTTGAAGTTGCAAATTGTTGCtaacaaaatgaaattgaagctTGATGAGTACTTGGGAGGCTATGAAAAGATGAACAAAATTGTTTACATTGCTTCAGTTCTCGATCCTCGTTCGAAACTCGAGGTTTTGGAGTTTGCTTTCGGTCGAATTTACGGGGAAGAGAAAGGGAGTGTTCTGTTTAAAGATGTGAAGGAAGCATTGTTTGAGATGTTTAATGAATACGAGAAGATGCTTCAACTTCAGCTTAAGGTTGTTGATAAATCAAATTCAGCTTCAAATAAAGATATTGTTTATAAGAATTTCTTCATGGATTCGTACAAGAAGCGAAGATTAGATGAAAAATCGGAGCTCGAGTTGTATCTAGATGAGCCAACACAAGATGATACCGATGATTTCGATATTTTAGAATGGTGGAAATGCAATTCGGGTAAATTTCCTGTACTTGCACGTATGGCTAGAGATATATTGGCTATTCCTAAGTCTACTGCCCGTCCGGACATAGCATTCAACACCGGTGGAGGCGTTCTTGACGAGTATAGAGGTGATATGAATTTCGAAATCTTACAAGCTTTGGTATGCGCTCAAGATTGGCTTCGAGTGGGGCTTCCTAAAAGTCAAATGGATATTGTGAAAGAACATGATGAGGATGAAATGTATGATGAGG GATTGATTTCTGAATTTGGTGAACTTGGTTCAAGTTGGGGAGGAGGGAATGACAGTGATTGA
- the LOC136206189 gene encoding zinc finger BED domain-containing protein DAYSLEEPER-like isoform X1 gives MSHLQQEKDFKVPSDEDEDEDEEVSGIGGDSEEAYFEKVRKTLAIFVVVDGLPFELVEGQYFIEFTSLLNPKFELPSSLDLSKYCYQMYLDEKLKLQKFMETNCQSVCLTTDTWTSVHGRNYLGITAHFIDEDWKLHRKILYFLGNPLCSGEEISTEIESCLLDWGINKVFTVTMDKASSNDSAIVYLKDKLIERGSGFLDCKYLQMKCIAQIINSVVVEALEEASLSVNRVRDAVEYVKFNPEKLKKFKKCVEDEKIESIDRLYLDVSNVWNTTYVMLCRAEKYEKAFDRYEELDPNFKLAIEDGSPSFADWFIVRKLTVILRPFYNIMVNISSSSNVTFNNFWVDISDLYATFLEWKNGNDLKLQIVANKMKLKLDEYLGGYEKMNKIVYIASVLDPRSKLEVLEFAFGRIYGEEKGSVLFKDVKEALFEMFNEYEKMLQLQLKVVDKSNSASNKDIVYKNFFMDSYKKRRLDEKSELELYLDEPTQDDTDDFDILEWWKCNSGKFPVLARMARDILAIPKSTARPDIAFNTGGGVLDEYRGDMNFEILQALVCAQDWLRVGLPKSQMDIVKEHDEDEMYDEGLISEFGELGSSWGGGNDSD, from the exons ATGTCACATTTACAGCAAGAAAAAGATTTCAAAGTTCCAagtgatgaagatgaagatgaagatgaagaag TTTCAGGAATAGGAGGAGATAGTGAGGAAGCTTATTTCGAAAAAGTCAGAAAGACTCTTGCAATTTTCGTAGTTGTTGATGGACTTCCATTTGAATTGGTCGAAGGGCAATATTTTATCGAGTTTACGTCTCTATTGAATCCTAAATTCGAACTTCCATCCTCACTCGACCTTTCGAAATATTGCTACCAGATGTATTTGGATGAGAAGTTGAAATTGCAGAAGTTTATGGAAACAAATTGTCAAAGTGTTTGTTTAACCACCGATACTTGGACTTCAGTGCACGGGCGAAACTACTTGGGCATCACAGCTCACTTCATTGATGAAGATTGGAAGTTGCATAGAAAGATTTTGTACTTTCTTGGAAATCCTCTTTGCAGCGGTGAAGAAATCAGTACGGAAATCGAATCATGTTTGCTTGATTGGGGGATTAACAAGGTGTTCACCGTTACAATGGACAAGGCGAGTTCAAATGACAGCGCCATTGTCTACTTGAAAGATAAGTTAATCGAGAGAGGAAGCGGTTTTCTAGACTGCAAGTACCTTCAAATGAAGTGCATTGCTCAGATAATAAACTCAGTTGTTGTTGAAGCTTTAGAGGAGGCGAGTTTATCGGTGAATCGGGTGAGGGATGCAGTTGAATACGTTAAATTCAATCCCGAGAAGCTAAAGAAATTCAAGAAGTGCGTTGAGGATGAAAAGATTGAAAGCATAGATAGATTGTATTTAGATGTGAGCAATGTGTGGAACACTACATATGTGATGTTGTGCAGAGCTGAAAAATACGAGAAGGCGTTCGATAGGTATGAGGAACTTGACCCGAATTTCAAACTCGCGATCGAGGATGGCTCGCCTAGCTTTGCGGATTGGTTTATTGTTCGGAAATTGACTGTTATTTTGAGACCATTTTATAACATTATGGTGAACATTTCTAGTTCTTCAAATGTTACATTCAATAACTTTTGGGTGGATATTAGTGATCTTTATGCAACATTTTTGGAGTGGAAAAATGGTAACGATTTGAAGTTGCAAATTGTTGCtaacaaaatgaaattgaagctTGATGAGTACTTGGGAGGCTATGAAAAGATGAACAAAATTGTTTACATTGCTTCAGTTCTCGATCCTCGTTCGAAACTCGAGGTTTTGGAGTTTGCTTTCGGTCGAATTTACGGGGAAGAGAAAGGGAGTGTTCTGTTTAAAGATGTGAAGGAAGCATTGTTTGAGATGTTTAATGAATACGAGAAGATGCTTCAACTTCAGCTTAAGGTTGTTGATAAATCAAATTCAGCTTCAAATAAAGATATTGTTTATAAGAATTTCTTCATGGATTCGTACAAGAAGCGAAGATTAGATGAAAAATCGGAGCTCGAGTTGTATCTAGATGAGCCAACACAAGATGATACCGATGATTTCGATATTTTAGAATGGTGGAAATGCAATTCGGGTAAATTTCCTGTACTTGCACGTATGGCTAGAGATATATTGGCTATTCCTAAGTCTACTGCCCGTCCGGACATAGCATTCAACACCGGTGGAGGCGTTCTTGACGAGTATAGAGGTGATATGAATTTCGAAATCTTACAAGCTTTGGTATGCGCTCAAGATTGGCTTCGAGTGGGGCTTCCTAAAAGTCAAATGGATATTGTGAAAGAACATGATGAGGATGAAATGTATGATGAGG GATTGATTTCTGAATTTGGTGAACTTGGTTCAAGTTGGGGAGGAGGGAATGACAGTGATTGA